A DNA window from Streptococcus mutans contains the following coding sequences:
- a CDS encoding uroporphyrinogen decarboxylase family protein: MADSKKEWVLKAFKGERVDKVPVGFWYHFLAEEEFGQGLDNPELFKKNLQGHQKFIKEVDPDFIKLMSDGFFTYPNELIHTNVTSIQELANISSIGENHPWFDQQVQLVKAIKESFTEDIVAIYNIFSPVTYLKWQLSGQVAHGDGIIARFLQEDAQTLKKVLNVIAGDIATLTRKIIAEAGLEGIYLSVQSIQDSNVTSEDYRNYITPSDLTIIEAAQQAQGLTVLHICGYEGASNDIKLFKDYPAQVFNWAVGPEGISLAQGRKLFGGKTVLGGFVNTKDGILYKGSKDDIQTEVKKLLQESGTLATVIGADCTIPSDIAAERIAWVKEAVTL; this comes from the coding sequence ATGGCAGACAGTAAGAAAGAATGGGTCTTAAAGGCTTTTAAAGGTGAAAGGGTAGACAAAGTTCCTGTTGGTTTTTGGTATCATTTTTTGGCAGAAGAAGAATTTGGACAAGGCCTTGATAATCCAGAACTTTTTAAGAAGAATCTTCAAGGACATCAAAAATTTATTAAAGAAGTAGATCCTGATTTTATCAAATTGATGAGTGATGGTTTTTTCACTTATCCAAATGAATTGATTCATACAAATGTTACATCAATTCAAGAATTAGCCAATATTTCTTCTATTGGTGAAAATCACCCTTGGTTTGATCAACAAGTGCAGTTAGTCAAGGCTATTAAAGAAAGTTTTACTGAAGATATTGTGGCTATTTATAACATTTTTTCTCCAGTCACTTATCTTAAATGGCAGTTATCAGGTCAGGTGGCTCATGGTGATGGCATTATTGCCCGATTTTTGCAAGAAGATGCTCAGACTCTAAAAAAGGTTTTAAATGTGATTGCTGGTGATATTGCTACCTTAACAAGAAAAATTATTGCAGAAGCTGGTCTTGAAGGGATTTATCTCAGTGTACAATCCATTCAAGACAGCAATGTAACGTCTGAGGACTATCGGAACTATATTACACCTAGTGATTTGACCATTATTGAGGCAGCTCAGCAAGCTCAAGGTCTAACTGTTCTTCATATCTGTGGTTATGAAGGAGCAAGCAATGATATCAAACTCTTCAAGGATTATCCGGCTCAGGTTTTTAATTGGGCTGTTGGTCCGGAAGGTATCAGTTTAGCTCAAGGCCGTAAACTTTTTGGCGGTAAAACCGTTTTGGGAGGATTTGTTAACACTAAAGACGGTATTCTCTATAAAGGAAGTAAGGATGATATTCAAACTGAAGTAAAGAAATTGTTACAAGAATCTGGTACGTTAGCCACTGTTATAGGAGCAGATTGTACGATTCCAAGTGATATTGCTGCTGAGCGTATTGCTTGGGTCAAAGAAGCGGTAACTTTATAA
- a CDS encoding GTP pyrophosphokinase family protein — protein sequence MSQETIYGKYQAYLSQILEHFSQKIQDENQRVKKDTGFKLFEHFLARIKTNESMIEKCQRKQLPLTAQSALKEIRDAIGIRIVCGFVDDIYKMVAILKTLDGVNVYNEKDYIYNAKPNGYRSYHLILEIKTPFEDCLGQQPGKYFVEVQLRTIAMDSWASLEHQMKYKHDIKNPERIAKELKRCADELASCDLSMQTIRNLIVGSGE from the coding sequence ATGTCACAAGAAACGATCTATGGGAAATATCAAGCTTATTTGTCTCAGATTTTAGAGCATTTCAGCCAAAAAATTCAAGACGAAAATCAACGCGTAAAAAAAGATACTGGTTTTAAACTGTTTGAACATTTTCTTGCACGTATAAAGACCAATGAGAGTATGATTGAGAAATGTCAGCGTAAACAGCTGCCTCTAACGGCGCAGTCAGCTCTAAAAGAAATTCGTGATGCGATTGGCATTCGTATTGTCTGTGGTTTTGTTGATGATATTTATAAAATGGTTGCTATCCTTAAAACTTTAGATGGCGTCAATGTCTATAATGAAAAAGATTATATTTACAATGCTAAACCTAATGGTTATCGTTCTTATCATTTGATTTTAGAAATAAAAACGCCATTTGAGGATTGCTTGGGACAGCAACCGGGAAAATATTTTGTCGAAGTTCAGTTGAGAACTATAGCTATGGATTCTTGGGCTAGTTTGGAGCACCAGATGAAATACAAACACGATATCAAGAACCCAGAGCGCATTGCTAAAGAATTAAAGCGCTGTGCGGATGAGTTAGCTTCTTGTGATCTCTCTATGCAGACCATCCGAAATTTGATTGTAGGAAGTGGTGAATAA
- a CDS encoding amino acid ABC transporter permease, translating to MVSYTPSYVFKFLPTILNALPLTLWVIFLTVLLGSLLGAGLAWAQVDSKNSWAAFAKGYVFILRCTPPIVLLFLVFYGLPEFLTWWLHLDVDDWSRAIFVVVTMVLLFAASISEVFKSAYLAVPKGQLEAGLSIGLTGFQTFRRILLPQTFQIALPNITTAILNLMKDAALAYTIGLVDVMGAGNLIISRNLGNYSLETYTAVALIYWGIALVLSLVSHFMEHSLNKGNT from the coding sequence ATGGTTTCTTATACACCATCTTATGTTTTTAAATTTTTGCCAACTATTTTAAATGCTCTTCCTTTAACGTTGTGGGTCATTTTTTTAACCGTTCTTTTAGGTTCTTTGTTGGGAGCAGGTCTGGCTTGGGCACAAGTGGATTCTAAAAACAGCTGGGCAGCCTTTGCTAAAGGATATGTTTTTATTTTGAGATGTACACCGCCAATTGTTTTGCTCTTTCTTGTTTTTTATGGTCTGCCAGAATTTTTGACTTGGTGGCTTCATTTGGATGTTGACGATTGGTCACGTGCTATTTTTGTCGTTGTAACTATGGTATTACTATTTGCGGCCTCAATTTCTGAAGTTTTCAAATCAGCTTATTTAGCTGTACCTAAGGGACAATTAGAAGCTGGTCTCAGTATTGGTCTAACTGGCTTTCAAACCTTTAGGCGTATTCTTTTGCCGCAGACCTTTCAAATCGCCTTACCCAATATAACAACTGCCATTTTAAATTTGATGAAAGATGCGGCTCTAGCCTATACAATCGGTTTAGTGGATGTCATGGGGGCAGGAAATCTGATTATTAGTCGGAATTTGGGGAATTACTCTCTGGAAACTTATACAGCTGTTGCCCTTATTTATTGGGGAATTGCCTTAGTTTTGTCACTGGTATCACATTTTATGGAACACAGTCTTAATAAAGGAAATACTTAG
- a CDS encoding ABC transporter ATP-binding protein, whose translation MENKKKSLLSQMAPYLKGYKALFGLAVIFTIVSSTITVIGPDRLKEMTDTMTKGLAGKIDLDKIGEIALTLALLYFAGALVSYTASFIVSTLIQKFSQRLRNAIADKINKVPLKYFDSHSQGDTLSRVTNDVDLMTQSFNQSLVSMVAAIILLIGSIFMMIKTNGALAATAILSVFAGFVLSTVIMAKSQPLFKKQQANLADVSGYVEEVYSGHNVVSSYNAIQQSKKQFENLNDQLFASMWKSQFFSGIMMPLMQFIGNFGYVMVCIVGATMAINGDITMGTIVAFMTYVRIFTQPIAQIAQGITQLQSANAAMGRVFEFLDEEEIEDENHKVKQLEKVEGNVNFDNVFFGYSPDKTIIHDFSAHAKAGQKIAIVGPTGAGKTTIVNLLMRFYEVDRGMISIDGVNIHDMTREEVHDAFAMVLQDTWLFEGTVKENLIYNQKHIIDEQVIAAAKAVGVHHFIKTLPKGYDTVLDDSVTLSVGQKQLLTIARALLKDAPLLILDEATSSVDTRTEELIQRAMDHLMEGRTSFVIAHRLSTIRNADLILVMRDGNIIEQGSHDQLMAENGFYADLYNSQFTEEVA comes from the coding sequence ATGGAAAATAAGAAGAAATCATTATTAAGCCAAATGGCTCCTTACCTTAAAGGCTATAAGGCTTTATTTGGACTTGCTGTCATTTTTACTATCGTTTCAAGTACGATTACTGTTATTGGACCTGACCGGCTGAAAGAGATGACAGATACCATGACCAAAGGGCTGGCAGGAAAAATTGATTTAGATAAAATCGGTGAGATTGCTCTAACCTTGGCTCTCTTATACTTTGCTGGTGCTTTGGTTTCTTATACTGCTAGCTTTATTGTGTCCACTTTGATTCAAAAGTTTTCGCAACGTCTGCGCAATGCCATTGCAGATAAAATCAATAAGGTACCGCTCAAATATTTTGATAGCCATTCACAAGGAGATACCTTGTCTCGAGTGACCAATGATGTGGATTTAATGACACAGTCTTTCAACCAAAGTTTAGTTTCAATGGTAGCAGCTATAATTCTCCTGATTGGCTCTATTTTCATGATGATTAAAACCAATGGAGCTCTTGCAGCGACCGCTATTTTGTCTGTTTTTGCTGGTTTTGTGTTATCCACTGTTATCATGGCCAAGAGCCAGCCGCTTTTTAAAAAGCAACAAGCTAATCTAGCCGATGTCAGCGGTTATGTTGAAGAGGTCTATTCAGGTCATAATGTGGTTTCTAGTTACAATGCGATTCAGCAAAGCAAGAAGCAGTTTGAAAACTTGAATGACCAATTATTTGCAAGTATGTGGAAATCACAATTCTTTTCTGGAATTATGATGCCCCTTATGCAATTCATCGGAAATTTTGGGTATGTCATGGTCTGTATTGTCGGTGCTACCATGGCTATTAACGGCGATATTACTATGGGAACGATTGTTGCCTTTATGACTTACGTCCGTATTTTTACTCAGCCCATTGCGCAGATTGCTCAAGGAATCACTCAATTGCAATCAGCTAATGCTGCTATGGGACGTGTCTTTGAATTTCTTGATGAGGAAGAAATAGAAGACGAAAACCATAAAGTTAAACAACTTGAAAAAGTTGAAGGAAATGTTAATTTTGACAATGTTTTCTTTGGTTATAGTCCTGATAAAACTATTATTCATGATTTCTCGGCTCATGCTAAGGCTGGTCAAAAAATTGCTATTGTGGGACCGACTGGTGCGGGTAAGACAACGATTGTTAACTTACTTATGCGTTTCTATGAGGTTGATAGAGGGATGATTTCTATTGATGGAGTTAATATCCATGATATGACACGAGAAGAAGTGCATGATGCTTTTGCCATGGTACTCCAAGATACTTGGCTCTTTGAAGGTACAGTTAAGGAAAATCTGATTTATAATCAAAAACATATTATTGATGAGCAAGTGATTGCAGCAGCTAAGGCAGTTGGTGTTCATCATTTCATCAAGACTTTACCTAAGGGTTATGATACTGTTTTAGATGATTCGGTCACCTTATCAGTCGGTCAAAAACAACTCTTGACCATTGCACGTGCTCTCCTTAAAGATGCACCGCTTCTGATACTTGATGAAGCAACTTCCTCTGTTGATACTCGTACGGAAGAACTTATTCAAAGGGCTATGGATCATTTGATGGAGGGGCGGACATCATTCGTTATTGCCCATCGTCTGTCAACTATTCGCAATGCTGATCTTATTCTTGTCATGAGAGATGGTAATATTATTGAACAAGGCAGCCATGACCAATTGATGGCAGAAAATGGCTTCTATGCCGATCTCTATAATAGTCAATTTACAGAAGAAGTGGCTTGA
- the tpx gene encoding thiol peroxidase gives MTTFNGNTVTLAGKKLQVGDTAPDFSLTDTDLSKKTLADFAGQKKVISVVPSIDTGVCDAQTRRFNQELSDADNTVVITVSVDLPFAQARWCGAAGLNDAITLSDYYDYSFGKAYGLLINELHLLGRAVFVLDEDNKITYLEYLDEMTNHPNYDAALAAVK, from the coding sequence ATGACAACTTTTAATGGAAATACGGTGACACTTGCTGGTAAGAAATTGCAGGTTGGTGATACAGCACCTGATTTTTCTCTGACAGATACCGATTTGTCTAAAAAAACTTTGGCAGATTTTGCTGGTCAGAAAAAAGTGATTAGCGTTGTGCCATCTATTGATACAGGCGTTTGTGATGCACAAACACGTCGTTTTAATCAGGAGTTATCAGATGCTGATAATACTGTTGTCATCACTGTATCAGTTGATTTGCCATTTGCACAAGCACGCTGGTGCGGTGCAGCTGGTTTGAATGATGCCATAACCTTGTCAGATTACTATGATTATTCGTTTGGAAAGGCTTATGGTTTATTGATTAATGAACTCCATCTGCTTGGACGTGCTGTTTTTGTTCTTGATGAAGATAATAAGATTACCTATCTTGAATATTTGGATGAAATGACTAATCATCCCAACTATGACGCTGCCCTTGCAGCAGTAAAATAA
- a CDS encoding amino acid ABC transporter substrate-binding protein, producing the protein MTKKTWIVTGGVLFLLIGGTIIGRQLAGNGANEKVTTLKVAHTQNYAPYDYVNDKGENTGYEVDVLKAIDKKLPDYKFKYTGTSDEDLLIGLESGKYDIGTKGAWYTKERAKKFIIPKDALGASVIGLTIRKDEEKTITGINSFAKSGGKLVPISPQNAQWNVIEAYNKKHKDTPIDLKSAESFTVADAYAWVLEGRYDAYFDIKLSFKQAVKDKDGAYHKYADKLTWIPYKGIETYPLIHRNKANQKFVKAYNKAVKELKKDGTLAKLSKKYFGEDVFNYVTK; encoded by the coding sequence ATGACTAAGAAAACATGGATTGTTACAGGAGGCGTATTGTTTCTTCTTATTGGTGGGACGATTATTGGACGTCAATTGGCGGGAAATGGTGCTAATGAGAAAGTGACTACTCTAAAGGTGGCTCATACTCAAAATTATGCTCCCTATGATTATGTGAATGATAAGGGAGAAAATACAGGCTATGAAGTAGACGTTTTAAAAGCTATTGATAAAAAACTACCTGATTATAAATTTAAATATACAGGAACAAGTGATGAGGATTTGCTTATCGGACTTGAATCAGGCAAGTATGATATTGGGACTAAAGGGGCTTGGTACACAAAAGAGCGTGCCAAAAAATTTATTATCCCTAAAGATGCTCTTGGTGCCAGTGTCATCGGCTTGACTATTAGGAAAGATGAAGAAAAAACAATTACTGGTATTAATTCTTTTGCGAAATCGGGCGGCAAACTTGTTCCTATCTCTCCGCAAAATGCTCAGTGGAATGTTATTGAAGCTTACAATAAAAAACATAAAGATACTCCAATTGATTTGAAATCAGCAGAAAGTTTTACGGTTGCAGATGCTTATGCCTGGGTTTTAGAGGGACGTTATGATGCTTATTTTGATATAAAACTCTCCTTTAAACAGGCTGTGAAGGATAAGGATGGTGCTTATCATAAGTATGCTGATAAGTTGACTTGGATTCCTTATAAAGGTATCGAAACTTACCCATTGATTCATCGTAATAAAGCCAATCAAAAGTTCGTTAAAGCTTACAATAAGGCTGTGAAAGAATTGAAGAAGGATGGAACTTTAGCCAAACTGTCTAAGAAGTATTTTGGGGAAGATGTCTTTAACTATGTCACAAAATAG
- a CDS encoding LysR family transcriptional regulator, with product MNFQQCRYVEAIANTGSFSEAAKKLYVTQPNLSSSIKELENDLGVQLFIRSNTGARLTDDGYDFLKYAKRILGEADLLKKRYQDNYKKSFTISSHHYDFLAIPLLEIAEKFKKDFQHFHLIETTTKKILESVLNFESDLGILYLNDDNRHILERYFKQHDLAFTPLGDFPTRIFLRKDHPLAQQKVIEKVQLKDYKQVRFRQEISGLNFDEDTLDIPENQSVFYSNDRGTIMNILCGSDAYASGLGIVNSFIKDQIVLIPLKDSKMHTLGFVSNKRKQETDITQQFITAVKNSLRTYERGTQL from the coding sequence ATGAATTTTCAACAATGTCGTTATGTTGAGGCTATTGCCAATACAGGTTCTTTTAGTGAAGCTGCTAAAAAACTTTATGTCACACAGCCCAATCTTTCCTCTTCAATTAAAGAGTTAGAAAATGACTTAGGAGTACAGCTTTTTATTCGCTCTAATACGGGTGCTCGCCTAACAGATGATGGTTATGATTTTCTTAAGTATGCTAAACGCATTTTGGGAGAAGCTGATCTTCTTAAAAAACGCTACCAAGACAACTACAAAAAGAGCTTTACCATTAGTTCGCATCACTATGATTTTCTAGCCATTCCGCTTCTTGAAATAGCCGAAAAATTCAAAAAAGACTTTCAACATTTTCACCTGATTGAGACAACAACCAAAAAAATCTTAGAAAGCGTCTTAAATTTTGAAAGTGACTTGGGTATTCTTTATCTTAACGACGATAATCGTCATATTTTAGAACGTTATTTTAAACAGCATGATCTTGCTTTTACACCTCTCGGGGATTTTCCTACACGGATTTTCCTTAGAAAAGATCATCCGCTCGCCCAGCAAAAGGTCATTGAAAAAGTGCAATTAAAAGATTATAAGCAAGTCCGTTTCAGACAAGAAATTTCAGGACTTAACTTTGACGAAGATACCCTTGATATTCCTGAAAATCAATCTGTCTTTTACAGTAATGATCGCGGTACTATCATGAATATCCTCTGTGGTTCAGATGCTTATGCTTCAGGATTGGGTATTGTTAACAGTTTTATCAAGGATCAAATTGTTCTAATCCCTCTTAAAGACAGCAAAATGCATACCCTTGGTTTTGTTAGCAATAAACGTAAACAAGAAACTGATATTACTCAGCAATTCATTACTGCTGTTAAAAACAGTCTTAGAACATACGAAAGGGGAACACAATTGTGA
- a CDS encoding response regulator transcription factor: MSLTILLAEDEEQLSRVYTAALKHQGYQVDQVYNGQDAIEKAHENAYDVFILDIMMPIKTGLEALREIRASGDHTHAIMLTAMSEIEDKVTGLEAGADDYLTKPISLKELLARLASLERRLDRFTDKVLTFGSVKLDLAQQEMVSGNSIRLAGKESKLMAFFMLNPNKSLSTKEIFQHVWAKDDDPEIDEGYVFIYISYLRQKLKSIKANLAILGEENGDFTLVRIGG, encoded by the coding sequence ATGTCTTTAACGATTTTACTAGCAGAAGACGAAGAGCAGTTGTCGCGTGTTTACACAGCAGCTTTAAAGCATCAAGGTTATCAAGTTGATCAAGTTTATAATGGACAAGATGCTATCGAAAAAGCACATGAAAATGCTTATGATGTTTTTATTTTAGATATCATGATGCCAATTAAAACCGGCTTGGAAGCTTTGCGTGAGATTCGTGCCAGTGGGGATCATACGCATGCTATTATGTTGACAGCTATGTCGGAAATTGAAGATAAAGTAACTGGTTTAGAGGCAGGTGCTGATGATTATTTAACCAAGCCTATTTCTTTAAAGGAACTTTTAGCGCGCTTGGCTTCCTTAGAACGGCGTCTGGATCGTTTTACGGATAAAGTTTTAACTTTTGGCAGTGTCAAACTTGATCTTGCCCAGCAAGAAATGGTGTCAGGCAATTCTATTCGTTTAGCAGGAAAAGAATCAAAATTGATGGCTTTTTTTATGCTTAATCCTAATAAATCTTTATCAACCAAAGAAATTTTTCAGCATGTTTGGGCAAAAGATGATGATCCTGAAATTGATGAAGGTTATGTCTTCATCTATATTTCTTATCTTAGACAAAAACTAAAATCTATTAAGGCAAATCTTGCTATCTTAGGAGAAGAGAATGGCGATTTTACCTTAGTTAGAATTGGCGGGTGA
- a CDS encoding ABC transporter ATP-binding protein, with protein sequence MFKIFKRLNAKEWGMVLLSTAFICLAVWMDLKTPEYMSNITTLLQTKGTTASDIMDPGSKMLMFSFGSFFMAVLVGFLASRTAASFTTRLRSDIFNRVMDYSEAEIKKFSIPSLLTRTTNDLTQLQIMIVMGMQVVTRGPIMAVWALTKIWGKSDEWTGAVGVAVLIVFIMLSVLMFVAFPRQRQVQSLTDALNSTTRESLTGVRVVRAYNAEDYQDTKFKRENKNLTKLNLLVYRLMSLMNPVMTVVSSGLTLAIYWIGAYLLNDIKIPMTSVTAAKGAIADRISVFSDMVVFSSYAMQVVVGFMMMVAVFIILPRALVSAKRINEVLALNSSVHFKEYSKADNARKGEVEFHDVSFRYSKNSRAVIEHVSFSAKAGETVAFIGSTGSGKSTLVNLIPRFYDATEGWIKIDGIKVQDYSHDDLNNKVGYIPQRAVLFSGTIRSNIAFGQSDQAPLDDAKIWEALELAQAKNFVEEKEKGLDTEVAQGGTNFSGGQKQRLAIARALARKPEILIFDDSFSALDYKTDRILRNDLAKKTKDMTKLIVAQRISTIMDADHILVLDQGKVVGQGTHKELLANNDIYQEIAYSQLSKEELENGK encoded by the coding sequence ATGTTTAAAATTTTTAAACGTCTAAATGCTAAAGAATGGGGCATGGTTCTCCTTAGTACTGCCTTTATCTGTTTGGCTGTCTGGATGGATTTGAAGACGCCCGAATATATGTCCAACATTACAACCTTGCTGCAGACTAAGGGAACGACCGCCTCAGATATTATGGATCCGGGATCTAAGATGCTCATGTTTTCATTTGGGAGCTTTTTTATGGCCGTTCTAGTTGGTTTTTTAGCTTCAAGAACAGCTGCTAGCTTTACGACCCGTCTTCGATCTGATATTTTCAATCGGGTTATGGATTATTCAGAGGCGGAAATCAAGAAATTTTCCATTCCCAGCCTTCTAACGCGTACGACTAATGATTTGACACAGTTGCAAATCATGATCGTTATGGGAATGCAAGTGGTGACACGCGGTCCAATCATGGCTGTTTGGGCCTTGACTAAAATCTGGGGTAAAAGCGATGAATGGACAGGAGCAGTCGGTGTTGCCGTTTTAATTGTCTTTATTATGCTGTCTGTTTTGATGTTTGTCGCTTTTCCAAGACAGCGTCAGGTGCAGAGCTTGACGGATGCTCTAAATTCTACAACCCGTGAATCTCTGACTGGTGTTCGTGTTGTTCGGGCTTACAATGCAGAAGATTATCAGGACACTAAATTTAAGCGGGAAAATAAAAACCTGACGAAATTGAATTTATTGGTCTATCGTCTGATGTCGCTAATGAATCCTGTCATGACAGTTGTTTCCAGTGGTCTAACTTTAGCTATTTATTGGATTGGAGCTTACCTGCTCAATGATATTAAAATTCCTATGACGAGTGTGACAGCTGCTAAAGGAGCTATTGCTGATCGTATCAGTGTTTTTAGTGATATGGTTGTCTTTTCATCTTATGCCATGCAGGTTGTTGTCGGTTTTATGATGATGGTCGCTGTCTTTATCATTTTACCGCGTGCTTTAGTTTCTGCCAAACGAATTAATGAAGTATTGGCGCTTAACTCATCTGTACACTTCAAAGAATATTCTAAAGCAGACAATGCTCGAAAAGGAGAAGTCGAATTTCATGATGTATCGTTTCGTTACAGTAAAAATTCTCGTGCGGTTATTGAGCATGTGTCTTTCAGTGCCAAAGCTGGTGAGACAGTTGCTTTTATTGGTTCCACTGGCTCAGGAAAATCAACTCTTGTTAATCTGATTCCTCGTTTTTATGATGCTACAGAAGGTTGGATTAAGATAGATGGAATCAAAGTGCAAGATTACAGCCATGATGACCTCAACAATAAAGTCGGCTATATTCCGCAAAGGGCAGTGCTTTTTAGTGGGACCATTCGTTCTAATATTGCATTTGGGCAAAGCGATCAAGCGCCGCTTGATGATGCTAAAATTTGGGAGGCTCTTGAACTAGCCCAAGCCAAAAACTTTGTTGAAGAAAAAGAAAAGGGTCTGGATACCGAGGTAGCTCAAGGCGGTACCAACTTCTCTGGCGGTCAAAAGCAGCGCTTAGCTATTGCCCGTGCACTTGCACGCAAACCAGAAATTCTTATTTTTGATGACTCCTTCTCAGCTCTTGATTATAAGACGGATCGCATTCTGCGAAATGATTTGGCAAAGAAAACCAAAGACATGACTAAGCTGATTGTCGCCCAACGTATTTCAACTATTATGGATGCTGATCATATTTTAGTCTTAGATCAAGGAAAGGTTGTTGGTCAAGGAACACACAAGGAATTACTGGCTAATAACGATATTTATCAAGAAATTGCTTATTCACAACTATCTAAGGAGGAGTTAGAAAATGGAAAATAA
- a CDS encoding sensor histidine kinase, whose product MFRKIRFRFILVASFAILCILISFVGVFNSVRYVQNNDEINAILTILSRNKGEFPDPIEINKEVGNRGLSVAVINQYQYYSFIVDRKKDTVSLNLSHISHLTEEQAESYMRNINLHERDGRFRKNNHFYSYRVTKMNPSGRYLVVVLDATRFFADRSELINLSIQMSFYSLLFFILVVSVFSGYAIKPYLENYEKQKRFITNAGHELKTPLSIISANNELQELMTGETEWTKSTKDQVERLTHLINQLVTLARLEEQPNIVLERVCFSEIVQDAAEDFKAPIIKDGKTFEMQIASDIYVKAEEKSLFELVTLLVDNANKYCDDKGTVSVKLSRTGGLKKARLEVSNTFKEGTEIDYSRFFDRFYREDESHNNQTSGYGIGLSMAQSIVKIFKGKISVSYKNDAIIFKVIL is encoded by the coding sequence ATGTTTCGTAAGATCAGATTCCGTTTTATCCTTGTCGCCTCTTTTGCTATCTTATGTATCCTCATTTCTTTTGTGGGTGTTTTTAATTCTGTTCGTTATGTTCAAAATAACGATGAGATCAATGCTATTTTGACCATTTTATCTAGAAATAAAGGAGAATTTCCTGATCCGATAGAAATTAACAAGGAGGTAGGAAATCGAGGATTGTCAGTAGCTGTTATTAATCAATACCAATATTACAGTTTTATAGTGGATAGGAAAAAAGATACCGTTTCTCTTAATCTAAGTCATATTTCTCATTTGACAGAAGAACAGGCAGAGTCTTATATGAGAAATATTAATCTCCATGAAAGAGACGGACGTTTTAGAAAAAACAATCATTTTTATTCTTACCGTGTGACAAAAATGAATCCATCTGGCCGCTATTTGGTTGTTGTCTTGGATGCTACTCGTTTTTTTGCTGATCGTTCCGAATTAATTAATTTGTCTATTCAAATGTCCTTTTATAGTTTGCTCTTTTTTATTTTAGTTGTTTCTGTTTTTTCAGGCTATGCTATTAAGCCTTACCTTGAAAATTATGAGAAGCAAAAACGCTTTATTACTAATGCTGGACATGAATTAAAAACCCCTTTATCCATTATTTCTGCTAATAATGAATTGCAAGAATTAATGACTGGCGAAACAGAATGGACCAAAAGTACCAAGGATCAAGTTGAACGCTTGACCCATTTAATCAATCAATTAGTTACTTTGGCTAGGTTAGAAGAGCAGCCGAATATTGTTCTTGAAAGAGTTTGTTTTTCGGAAATTGTGCAAGATGCAGCAGAAGACTTTAAAGCTCCCATCATTAAAGATGGTAAAACGTTTGAGATGCAGATTGCTTCTGATATTTATGTCAAAGCAGAAGAAAAATCCCTCTTTGAATTGGTTACTCTTTTAGTAGATAATGCTAATAAATATTGTGATGATAAGGGGACAGTAAGTGTCAAACTTAGCAGAACCGGTGGTCTTAAAAAGGCAAGGCTAGAGGTTTCAAATACCTTTAAAGAAGGTACTGAAATTGATTATAGCCGTTTCTTTGACCGCTTTTATCGCGAAGATGAATCGCATAACAATCAGACATCAGGTTATGGCATCGGATTGTCAATGGCTCAGAGTATTGTTAAAATTTTTAAAGGAAAAATTTCGGTCTCCTATAAGAATGATGCCATTATTTTTAAGGTTATTTTATAA
- a CDS encoding DUF1304 domain-containing protein yields the protein MSIIKMLIIILVALEFFYIMYLETLATQSTKTSQVFGMTQETLGEKEIDVLFKNQGIYNGLLGLGLLYGLAFNTAIILPILIYIILVAAYGAYSSNPKILLTQGGLAIIAALLYLF from the coding sequence ATGTCAATTATTAAAATGCTTATTATCATTCTGGTCGCTTTGGAATTCTTTTACATTATGTATTTGGAAACGTTAGCCACACAGTCTACAAAGACATCTCAAGTTTTTGGCATGACTCAAGAAACATTAGGTGAAAAAGAAATTGATGTACTGTTTAAAAATCAAGGTATTTATAATGGCCTTCTTGGTTTAGGTCTGCTTTATGGCTTAGCTTTTAATACAGCTATCATTTTACCAATCTTGATTTACATTATTCTTGTTGCTGCGTATGGTGCTTATAGCAGCAATCCAAAAATTTTGCTGACACAGGGAGGGTTAGCCATTATCGCTGCACTACTTTATCTCTTTTAA